A window of Coturnix japonica isolate 7356 chromosome 2, Coturnix japonica 2.1, whole genome shotgun sequence contains these coding sequences:
- the CSPG5 gene encoding chondroitin sulfate proteoglycan 5 isoform X2, which produces MAPPAPPPRAALTLLLALSAIGPAAPAPEWPPRNGSAGRAWGSPLHSAAPINGTDPLGPQLEPPGGDPATADPALGCVGCSADGAASSVPPDAAQDPRLGVTSDGDGGAVALGSPEEVGSGEQPTRAGVGPTEGLTPGPPGLPSPGLGLSSTRPHLDLPDPNLGLPNPSLGLPSPGPTPDHPIPNPNPNLDLPNPNPSLGVPTPNLGLSNPNIPLPSPSPGPGTEPNILPVAEDSEVPMELPHPSSSPAPAQRARGRTDRTWLGAAEPISAAPGTAEPPEIIDVDYYDVFDGGEGPGGGHGAGGGAQREPGGAATPWGLHELYDDFTPFDEADFYPTTSFYAEGDEEEEEELEEDEEEEEEDGGLEDENGYRPPASAAPRIPPPPSPTEGTPMARPRPGERVVPENSSECRSGYVRHNSSCRSVCDLVPSYCHNGGQCYLVESHGAFCRCNTQDYTWHKGTRCEAIVTDFQVLCVAVGSAALVLLLLFMLTVFFAKKLYLLKTENSKLRKTKYRTPSELHNDNFSLSTIAEGSHPNREAQHRAL; this is translated from the exons ggccccgccgccccgcgccgccctcACTCTGCTGCTGGCGCTGAGCGCGATCGGCCCCGCCGCGCCCG CGCCCGAGTGGCCGCCCCGCAACGGCAGCGCCGGCAGAGCCTGGGGGAGCCCCCTGCACAGCGCAGCCCCCATCAACGGCACCGACCCGCTGGGACCGCAGCTGGAGCCGCCCGGGGGGGACCCGGCCACCGCCGACCCCGCGTTGGGGTGCGTGGGCTGCAGCGCAGACGGGGCCGCCAGCTCCGTGCCCCCCGATGCGGCCCAGGACCCCCGGCTCGGTGTCACCAGTGATGGTGATGGCGGCGCGGTGGCGCTGGGCAGCCCCGAGGAGGTCGGCAGCGGGGAGCAGCCAACCAGGGCTGGTGTGGGGCCCACGGAGGGGTTGACACCGGGCCCCCCTGGACTCCCCAGCCCCGGCCTTGGCCTCTCCAGCACCCGGCCCCACCTCGACCTTCCTGACCCCAACCTCGGTCTTCCCAACCCCAGCCTTGGCCTCCCCAGCCCCGGACCCACCCCTGACCAtcccattcccaaccccaaccccaacctcgacctccccaaccccaaccccagcctTGGTGTTCCCACGCCCAACCTTGGTCTTTCCAACCCCAacatccccctccccagccccagcccggGCCCAGGCACCGAACCCAACATTCTTCCCGTGGCCGAAGACTCGGAGGTGCCCATGGAGctcccccatccctcctccagcccagccccgGCACAGCGGGCCCGCGGCCGCACGGACCGCACGTGGTTGGGCGCTGCGGAGCCCATCAGTGCTGCGCCGGGCACCGCGGAGCCACCCGAGATCATCGACGTTGACTACTACGATGTGTTCGATGGCGGCGAAGGGCCCGGGGGCGGCCATGGGGCGGGTGGTGGGGCACAGAGGGAGCCGGGCGGCGCGGCGACGCCGTGGGGCCTCCACGAGCTCTACGATGACTTCACGCCCTTCGACGAGGCCGATTTCTACCCCACCACCTCCTTCTACGCCGAAggggatgaggaggaggaggaggagctggaggaggatgaggaagaggaggaggaagatggtgGTCTGGAGGATGAGAATGGCTATAGACCGCCCGCCTCGGCCGCCCCCCGCATCCCGccgccccccagccccactgaggGGACCCCCATGGCGCGGCCGAGGCCCGGGGAGCGCGTGGTGCCGGAGAACAGCAGTGAGTGCCGCAGCGGGTACGTGCGACACAACAGCTCGTGTCGCTCCGTCTGCGACCTCGTCCCCAGCTACTGCCACAACGGCGGCCAGTGCTACCTGGTGGAGAGCCATGGGGCCTTCTGCAG GTGCAACACGCAGGACTACACGTGGCACAAGGGGACGCGCTGCGAGGCCATCGTCACCGACTTCCAGGTGCTGTGCGTGGCCGTGGGCTCGGCCgcgctggtgctgctgctgctcttcatgcTCACCGTCTTCTTTGCCAAGAAGCTCTACC